Proteins from a genomic interval of Bifidobacterium longum subsp. infantis ATCC 15697 = JCM 1222 = DSM 20088:
- a CDS encoding SDR family oxidoreductase, with amino-acid sequence MVNLDGRTAIITGSGKGIGAAVAKCLASHGAAVVVNYVHDAASAQRTVEDIHSLGGLAIAVQADVCDESQSSKLVGAAVDSFGGVDILVNNAFGHFSFDPRRRSTFAGGDWDEFSAQIEGCLHGAYLMCSHVVPLMRAQTSGRIINISSNLVDSPIVPYHSYITAKGGLVGMTRSLAQELGGFGITVNAIAAGLTAGTASSAATTEDVRERIIAMTPLGRLARPDDIAGGVALLASDMAGFITGQCLHVDGGLTMR; translated from the coding sequence ATGGTGAATCTGGATGGCAGAACAGCGATCATCACCGGTTCCGGCAAGGGCATAGGAGCGGCCGTGGCGAAATGCCTGGCATCGCACGGAGCCGCTGTCGTCGTCAATTACGTACATGACGCCGCCAGCGCGCAGCGCACTGTTGAAGACATCCACTCGCTGGGAGGCTTGGCTATAGCTGTACAGGCGGATGTTTGCGATGAATCGCAATCTTCCAAGCTGGTGGGTGCCGCTGTCGACTCATTCGGCGGCGTGGACATCTTAGTGAATAATGCTTTCGGACACTTCTCCTTTGACCCGCGTCGCCGTTCCACTTTTGCTGGAGGCGATTGGGATGAGTTTAGCGCACAGATCGAGGGATGCCTGCATGGTGCATATCTGATGTGCTCACATGTGGTGCCGCTGATGCGAGCCCAGACCTCCGGGCGTATCATCAACATCTCCAGCAATCTGGTCGATTCGCCCATCGTGCCCTACCATTCGTATATCACTGCCAAAGGCGGCTTGGTCGGCATGACCCGTTCTCTGGCCCAGGAGCTGGGCGGCTTCGGCATTACCGTTAATGCCATTGCCGCAGGTTTGACGGCCGGAACCGCATCCAGCGCAGCCACCACCGAGGATGTTCGTGAACGAATCATTGCCATGACGCCTCTTGGCCGCCTTGCCCGTCCCGATGACATCGCCGGAGGGGTCGCGTTGTTGGCGTCCGACATGGCCGGCTTCATTACCGGGCAATGTCTGCACGTCGATGGTGGTTTGACCATGCGCTGA
- a CDS encoding HAD family hydrolase yields the protein MLLKAVFWDLDGTLIDSEPLWHDGEIEIAHNNGGEWNEDLGWACSGTPVTHVAEVMIAHGCTLSVPEIDKQLKDYVFKAEVERLPWIPGVQDVLRSLNEAGIPSMLVTTSPRRMAENIMKQSEGLFAGYVCGDDPYEHKPNPAPYLAAADKLGIAREDMAKCVVLEDSSVGLQAGAASGATLIAQTGWIRTDTSGLGQFASIESYDGIDAAALDGFVRQRLGE from the coding sequence ATGTTGCTCAAGGCCGTGTTTTGGGATTTGGATGGAACGCTTATCGATTCGGAACCGCTTTGGCATGACGGCGAAATCGAAATCGCGCACAACAATGGCGGCGAGTGGAACGAGGACCTCGGTTGGGCGTGCTCCGGTACTCCGGTGACTCACGTGGCAGAGGTCATGATTGCGCATGGCTGCACATTGAGCGTTCCCGAAATCGACAAGCAGCTCAAGGATTATGTGTTCAAGGCGGAGGTCGAACGTCTGCCGTGGATTCCTGGTGTGCAAGACGTGTTGCGCTCGCTCAATGAGGCCGGCATCCCATCCATGCTGGTCACTACTTCGCCGCGCCGTATGGCGGAGAACATCATGAAGCAGTCCGAGGGACTGTTCGCCGGCTACGTCTGTGGCGACGATCCGTACGAGCACAAGCCGAACCCCGCGCCCTACCTGGCCGCAGCCGACAAGCTTGGCATCGCCCGTGAAGACATGGCCAAGTGCGTGGTGCTCGAGGATTCTTCGGTTGGACTTCAGGCCGGTGCGGCATCGGGCGCGACTCTGATTGCGCAGACCGGCTGGATTCGCACGGATACTTCCGGCCTGGGCCAGTTCGCGTCCATCGAATCGTATGACGGTATCGATGCGGCCGCGCTGGATGGTTTCGTGCGCCAGCGTCTTGGTGAGTAA
- a CDS encoding DedA family protein: protein MGFVNFILELLKDPRAAIAGWIAMGVAPTLGFIFLIVFIETGVVFFPFLPGDSLLFAAGVFAAPDAATGKAALPLFWLLPVVWCAPIIGDQCNYFIGHFFGRRIIQSGKVKALTPERLAKTEHMIEKWGPLAVFLGRFFPFIRTFMPFISGISGMRWSRFTPFSVLGGLCWSTLFTLLGYFFGNIPAVQDHFELVIVLILLVSLAPTIIGLFKAKFGKKKPAKVTDAQLDVMEDGIKNLDK from the coding sequence ATGGGCTTCGTTAATTTCATCCTCGAACTGCTGAAGGATCCGCGTGCCGCGATTGCCGGTTGGATTGCCATGGGCGTGGCGCCGACCCTCGGATTCATCTTCCTCATCGTATTCATCGAAACGGGCGTGGTGTTCTTCCCGTTCCTGCCCGGTGATTCGCTGTTGTTCGCGGCCGGCGTGTTCGCAGCCCCGGATGCTGCGACCGGCAAGGCCGCGCTGCCGTTGTTCTGGTTGCTGCCGGTGGTTTGGTGCGCGCCGATTATCGGCGACCAGTGCAACTACTTCATCGGTCATTTCTTTGGCCGCCGTATCATCCAGTCCGGCAAGGTGAAGGCCTTGACCCCGGAGCGTTTGGCCAAAACCGAGCACATGATTGAGAAGTGGGGCCCGCTGGCTGTGTTCCTGGGCCGCTTCTTCCCGTTCATTCGTACGTTCATGCCGTTCATTTCCGGTATTTCCGGTATGCGTTGGAGCCGTTTCACGCCGTTCTCAGTGCTCGGTGGCCTGTGCTGGTCCACGCTGTTCACGTTGCTGGGCTACTTCTTCGGCAACATTCCGGCCGTGCAGGATCACTTCGAGCTGGTGATCGTGCTGATTCTGCTGGTCTCGCTCGCCCCGACCATCATCGGTCTGTTCAAGGCCAAGTTCGGCAAGAAGAAGCCGGCCAAGGTGACCGATGCTCAGCTGGACGTCATGGAAGACGGCATCAAGAACCTCGATAAGTGA
- a CDS encoding P-loop NTPase: MASCERQRSGEAPALALTTDTSFHNIVTMTSGHGGVGLSVMASMLAWTLARREHSCVLIDADFVAGCLDLLLGVEREPGLRFSQVDAPLGRIEGEAMNHELMTWEGVRVLPYDPWSARQPDWWEVQAAIRALAEANDVVIVDAGQGGLIETVPDLRSGMQVIAAELSVMGLARAKAHRSRLDSWGCEAPHIVGVEPRGAPRGRGHVGIGEAQDYLTATVLGPVKPSVNLCGDVLEGLGIRSVTKGSRKAMNLLADLVEQAIRSVSGTSHKDQ, translated from the coding sequence TTGGCTTCATGCGAACGGCAGAGATCGGGCGAGGCTCCGGCACTCGCCCTAACTACAGACACCAGCTTTCATAACATTGTGACGATGACGTCAGGCCATGGAGGCGTGGGGTTGAGTGTCATGGCTTCCATGCTTGCATGGACATTGGCGAGACGTGAACACAGCTGCGTTCTCATAGACGCTGATTTCGTGGCCGGATGCCTTGATCTGCTACTTGGTGTAGAACGAGAGCCGGGCTTACGGTTCAGCCAAGTCGACGCGCCCCTCGGCCGTATCGAGGGTGAGGCGATGAACCATGAGCTGATGACGTGGGAGGGTGTGCGAGTACTTCCCTACGATCCTTGGAGCGCGCGCCAGCCTGACTGGTGGGAAGTTCAAGCGGCCATCCGGGCTTTGGCGGAAGCGAACGACGTCGTCATCGTGGACGCCGGGCAAGGGGGACTCATTGAGACCGTGCCCGATTTACGCAGTGGCATGCAGGTGATTGCCGCGGAATTGTCGGTAATGGGATTGGCTAGGGCCAAAGCGCACCGGTCCAGACTGGATTCTTGGGGCTGTGAAGCGCCACATATCGTCGGCGTGGAACCACGTGGCGCTCCACGTGGGAGAGGGCACGTGGGTATTGGCGAGGCGCAGGACTACTTGACTGCCACGGTATTGGGTCCTGTCAAGCCAAGTGTCAATCTGTGCGGAGACGTACTGGAAGGCCTCGGCATCAGATCGGTGACCAAAGGCAGTCGCAAAGCCATGAACTTGCTTGCCGATCTCGTAGAACAGGCCATTCGCTCGGTTTCGGGAACTTCTCACAAGGACCAGTGA
- a CDS encoding CpaF family protein has protein sequence MAAVITRADEPGAVPRTVFFGLLNDVASDPQVTDLAVTCDGRVWADRGNGMRETVLHVPFRSPQVVREYAVQLCAQLGRRLDDACPIADAASPDGIRVHAVIAPLVPQGAAISIRFPDRTMASLQHLSKLGVFPAAWLLTFVGLVRKHATVLITGGTGVGKTTLLKALLAQCDVNERIVTVEEVRELGELGRGDHVSLVTREANVEGVGAISLADLVKATLRMRPDRVVLGECRGAEIVDLLRAFNSGHHGGMTTVHADGVDRVPSRLISLGLLAGVSPQALAMLAAGAFDAVVHLERVNGQRRITQIGELRVAHGELAGTPLAVWNGRHPPRYAAEWGHFIERWGIVPGPNGGG, from the coding sequence ATGGCTGCCGTAATCACTCGGGCTGATGAGCCCGGCGCAGTGCCCAGAACTGTGTTCTTCGGTCTATTGAATGATGTGGCATCCGACCCGCAGGTTACCGATTTGGCGGTGACCTGCGATGGCCGCGTTTGGGCGGACCGCGGCAATGGCATGCGCGAAACAGTATTGCATGTGCCGTTCCGCTCGCCGCAAGTAGTTCGAGAATACGCCGTCCAACTGTGCGCGCAGCTTGGGCGCAGACTGGATGATGCCTGCCCGATAGCGGACGCCGCCAGTCCAGATGGCATCCGCGTGCATGCGGTGATTGCCCCATTGGTGCCACAAGGTGCCGCGATTTCCATACGATTCCCTGACCGAACCATGGCATCGCTACAGCACCTGAGCAAATTAGGCGTATTCCCGGCTGCTTGGCTGCTGACGTTCGTGGGATTGGTGCGCAAACATGCCACAGTGCTAATTACGGGCGGAACAGGCGTGGGCAAGACCACCTTGCTCAAGGCGCTGCTGGCGCAATGCGACGTGAACGAGCGCATCGTCACCGTAGAGGAAGTTCGTGAACTGGGGGAACTGGGACGCGGCGATCATGTCTCGTTGGTAACACGCGAGGCGAATGTGGAGGGCGTCGGAGCCATAAGCCTGGCGGACTTGGTCAAAGCGACATTGCGAATGCGCCCCGACCGCGTGGTGCTGGGCGAATGCCGTGGTGCGGAAATCGTTGACCTACTGCGCGCGTTCAATTCCGGTCACCACGGCGGCATGACCACCGTGCATGCGGACGGCGTGGACCGAGTGCCGTCCAGGTTGATTTCGCTTGGATTGCTTGCCGGAGTCAGTCCACAGGCGTTGGCCATGCTGGCGGCAGGTGCTTTCGACGCGGTGGTGCATTTGGAGCGAGTGAACGGACAGCGGCGTATCACGCAGATCGGCGAACTGCGCGTAGCACATGGTGAACTGGCAGGAACACCGCTGGCGGTATGGAATGGCCGCCATCCTCCTCGGTATGCCGCCGAATGGGGGCACTTCATTGAACGATGGGGCATCGTTCCCGGGCCGAATGGTGGTGGGTGA
- the tadB gene encoding Flp pilus assembly protein TadB, which produces MMWCAVLAALAVLIWPGKKSGRLRQLAGKERTVDSAAINEPRYADSPRVGVAQVITSAIARLRGGGTLVEAFEEQSSRRFATHRITVERLIAMFEQRRLPDESPAQVLEAARGVTAAAVLSDELGCQVVPCLEAVLTAYRQMRLMQNLRSQACAVPKATVGLLSALPAVTVALGELLGAGPLAFLIGSPRGVVCLTLGGCCYAAGLAWMRALLKGSGL; this is translated from the coding sequence ATGATGTGGTGTGCTGTTCTGGCGGCGCTCGCGGTGCTGATATGGCCGGGGAAGAAGTCCGGAAGATTGCGCCAGCTGGCTGGTAAAGAGCGCACGGTCGATTCCGCAGCCATAAACGAACCTCGATATGCCGACTCACCTCGCGTGGGCGTTGCACAGGTGATTACGTCCGCCATCGCGCGATTGCGAGGTGGCGGCACATTGGTTGAAGCATTCGAGGAACAATCCAGCAGACGCTTCGCCACTCATCGCATTACTGTGGAACGGCTCATAGCGATGTTCGAACAGCGGCGTCTGCCCGACGAATCACCAGCGCAGGTACTTGAAGCTGCACGCGGGGTCACCGCCGCAGCGGTTTTGAGCGATGAGCTCGGTTGCCAAGTGGTGCCATGTCTGGAAGCGGTATTGACGGCTTACCGGCAGATGAGGCTGATGCAGAACCTGCGATCGCAAGCATGTGCCGTGCCTAAAGCCACTGTGGGGCTGCTGAGCGCGCTTCCGGCCGTCACTGTGGCATTGGGCGAGCTTCTGGGAGCTGGACCATTGGCGTTCTTGATTGGATCGCCGCGCGGTGTGGTCTGCCTGACATTGGGAGGATGTTGTTATGCTGCCGGCTTGGCATGGATGCGGGCATTGTTGAAAGGCAGCGGATTATGA
- the tadC gene encoding Flp pilus assembly protein TadC → MSTVWVRAAAGCAAIASWLYKVPVRHDSRLPCEEPAAAHDCGSSWTILILRMLQVSLRQGSSIPRALDMVGKAVGDDCGARMSEVGSSLTRGVPWADAWHAAMAVQHEGAPADSPSGEDTNTTQRDLGLLQSALESSWTHGDMPGVRLESAIEQLDRDERAAIERNAAKLSVKLLMPTGLCFLPAFVLVGVIPAIASFMM, encoded by the coding sequence ATGAGTACGGTGTGGGTACGCGCCGCGGCAGGCTGTGCGGCGATTGCTAGTTGGCTGTATAAGGTTCCGGTTCGTCATGACAGCCGCTTGCCGTGTGAGGAGCCGGCTGCAGCGCATGATTGCGGGTCGTCATGGACCATACTCATATTGCGCATGTTGCAGGTGTCATTGCGGCAAGGCTCTTCGATTCCCCGGGCGCTTGACATGGTGGGCAAAGCCGTCGGCGACGACTGCGGTGCTCGCATGAGCGAGGTCGGGAGCTCCCTGACCAGAGGGGTTCCCTGGGCTGATGCGTGGCATGCCGCTATGGCTGTTCAGCATGAGGGTGCGCCAGCTGATAGTCCATCCGGGGAAGATACGAATACCACGCAACGAGATCTTGGCCTGCTGCAATCGGCTTTGGAATCGTCATGGACGCATGGCGATATGCCTGGCGTGCGCCTCGAATCCGCCATTGAACAGCTGGACCGTGACGAGCGTGCTGCCATCGAACGGAATGCCGCGAAGCTGTCGGTAAAGCTACTGATGCCTACAGGGCTATGTTTTCTGCCGGCATTCGTGCTGGTAGGAGTCATTCCGGCGATTGCGTCCTTCATGATGTGA
- a CDS encoding DUF4244 domain-containing protein gives MNTPIPVIVDGQAGIFAHSKARVATLNAKAKERLCLMDARFRTLMAEPEEGAATAEYAVVLVAATGFAAVLVAILKSDAIKTLLTNIIKQALKVG, from the coding sequence ATGAATACCCCTATCCCCGTCATCGTCGACGGGCAGGCCGGCATCTTCGCACACAGCAAGGCTCGTGTGGCCACGCTGAACGCCAAGGCAAAAGAACGGCTATGCCTCATGGACGCACGCTTCCGCACCCTCATGGCTGAGCCCGAAGAAGGCGCAGCCACTGCGGAATACGCAGTCGTGCTCGTTGCGGCTACAGGCTTTGCGGCAGTGCTGGTCGCCATCCTGAAATCGGACGCCATCAAGACGTTGCTGACCAACATCATCAAACAGGCTCTGAAAGTCGGGTGA
- a CDS encoding TadE/TadG family type IV pilus assembly protein: MKTMTCRWRLARLPPDLCTGSATAEFAIVLPSVIAIAGLILAIGRVVIVSMDCQSAAAAAAREFVVTGDESSARSIAADVAGGDPRVSIAHNGQSTSVMVECSVLPGPLDVTPTRVTGNATAISQ, from the coding sequence ATGAAGACCATGACATGCCGATGGCGGCTCGCCAGACTGCCGCCAGACCTATGCACAGGATCGGCCACCGCCGAATTCGCGATCGTATTGCCCAGCGTTATCGCCATCGCCGGGCTGATACTGGCAATAGGACGTGTGGTCATCGTTTCCATGGACTGCCAAAGTGCCGCGGCAGCGGCTGCACGCGAGTTTGTGGTTACCGGTGACGAATCATCCGCGCGCAGCATAGCTGCGGACGTTGCCGGGGGAGATCCCCGCGTCAGCATTGCCCACAACGGCCAATCGACGAGCGTGATGGTCGAATGTTCGGTACTGCCCGGTCCACTGGATGTCACTCCAACGCGGGTTACCGGCAACGCTACGGCGATAAGCCAATAA
- a CDS encoding Rv3654c family TadE-like protein, protein MRYEEGSGTMAGAMLVMAVSIALAVAASVGNLMICQNRARSLADLIAVDAAYALWHVDIGDPCALAANMAEANGVTLGSCSVRDEDVLVTIKVETMVPVASSVERTARAGPVNCTEGDNYHNNGP, encoded by the coding sequence ATGCGTTATGAGGAGGGATCGGGCACGATGGCCGGAGCCATGCTGGTTATGGCGGTGAGCATTGCGCTCGCGGTGGCGGCAAGTGTGGGCAACCTCATGATCTGCCAGAATCGAGCGCGTTCCCTCGCCGACCTTATTGCCGTTGACGCCGCGTATGCGCTGTGGCATGTGGATATCGGTGATCCATGCGCGCTTGCCGCAAACATGGCTGAAGCGAATGGCGTCACGCTGGGATCCTGCTCCGTGCGGGATGAAGACGTGTTGGTAACCATCAAGGTGGAAACCATGGTTCCGGTGGCATCATCCGTGGAGCGGACGGCTCGGGCCGGACCGGTGAATTGTACGGAAGGAGACAATTATCACAATAATGGACCGTAA
- a CDS encoding diacylglycerol/lipid kinase family protein, whose product MSESERTERRRVVAMVGNPTSDKGRGAKVDARVLGLLEDAGRAHNFDVIDITGTSFDDSLNQARERAHEYDYLVVVGGDGMIALGANAVGCGGKPLGIVAMGSGNDFARGLKLPVNRIETAVEGIVGAIVRGSHIDVDMGRVTSLDGGYAVNPSTGEEYEYQESKSAEHPIDRYYAGMLSCGLDASINDRANHSHLPTGTMRYFVAVLVELTHMKRYGYHIKATLADGTTDERDIITPLLTIANSRHIGGGIEVSPYSCFSDGLLDLVWMNHVPNFGECAVAISNAYNGKLLASKVFGWKRIREIEVTRAAEGDEPPVLMADGEYIGHLPFRVVAEDCALRVLVPPAVAAREVDSRQEVLDAIARDGRDPVTGQFA is encoded by the coding sequence ATGAGCGAGAGTGAACGCACAGAACGCCGTCGCGTGGTGGCCATGGTGGGCAATCCCACTTCCGATAAGGGTCGTGGTGCCAAGGTGGATGCGCGAGTATTGGGACTGCTGGAGGACGCCGGCCGTGCCCATAACTTCGACGTCATCGACATCACCGGCACGAGTTTCGACGATTCCCTGAACCAGGCGCGTGAACGCGCGCACGAGTACGACTATCTGGTGGTGGTCGGCGGCGACGGCATGATCGCACTCGGCGCCAATGCCGTGGGTTGCGGCGGTAAGCCGTTGGGCATCGTGGCCATGGGCTCGGGCAATGATTTCGCTCGGGGACTTAAGCTGCCGGTCAATCGCATCGAAACCGCAGTGGAAGGTATCGTCGGCGCTATCGTGCGCGGATCACACATTGATGTGGACATGGGACGCGTGACCTCTTTAGACGGTGGCTATGCCGTGAACCCATCCACCGGCGAGGAATACGAGTACCAGGAGAGCAAGTCTGCCGAGCATCCGATTGACCGGTACTATGCGGGCATGCTGTCCTGTGGTCTCGACGCGAGCATCAACGATCGTGCGAATCATTCGCATCTGCCGACCGGCACCATGCGCTACTTCGTGGCGGTGCTGGTGGAGCTGACGCATATGAAGCGTTATGGGTACCACATCAAAGCCACGCTGGCGGACGGTACCACGGATGAGCGGGACATCATCACGCCGTTGCTGACGATTGCGAATTCGCGTCATATCGGTGGCGGCATCGAGGTCTCGCCGTACTCCTGCTTCTCCGACGGGCTGTTGGACCTGGTGTGGATGAATCACGTGCCGAACTTCGGCGAATGTGCGGTGGCCATCTCGAACGCCTATAATGGCAAGCTGCTCGCCTCAAAGGTGTTCGGGTGGAAGCGCATACGCGAGATCGAAGTCACGCGGGCAGCGGAAGGAGACGAGCCACCGGTGCTGATGGCGGACGGCGAATACATCGGGCATCTGCCCTTCAGGGTGGTGGCCGAGGACTGCGCACTGCGCGTGCTGGTGCCGCCGGCCGTAGCCGCCCGTGAGGTGGACTCCCGACAGGAAGTGCTTGACGCCATCGCCCGAGACGGTCGCGACCCCGTAACCGGCCAGTTCGCCTGA
- a CDS encoding TetR/AcrR family transcriptional regulator — protein sequence MSDILDEKRPTRGDARRDAIVQAARKVCLEKGFSKITVSDIASEVGMTRSLFYHYFEDKEAVADAVLDDVIDEILTTLKQWNQARETGNVNKALDDIVRVLRSLIADESPFSNRMIQDGNAELYIKFIDRAADRIADYIAQTTVRDFEQMHGLPITNVHETFFTLIVGLISLVRSHPNISDRTIKEVMAQTLHIENYVV from the coding sequence ATGAGCGATATCCTCGACGAGAAACGCCCCACCCGTGGCGATGCCCGGCGCGACGCCATCGTGCAAGCCGCGCGCAAAGTGTGTCTGGAAAAAGGCTTCTCCAAAATCACCGTTTCCGACATCGCAAGCGAAGTCGGTATGACGCGTTCACTGTTCTACCATTACTTCGAAGACAAGGAAGCCGTAGCAGACGCAGTACTCGACGACGTCATCGACGAAATCCTCACCACATTGAAGCAGTGGAACCAAGCGCGCGAAACAGGCAACGTGAACAAGGCATTAGACGACATCGTGCGCGTGCTCCGTTCCCTGATCGCCGACGAGAGCCCCTTTTCGAACCGTATGATCCAAGATGGCAACGCCGAACTGTATATCAAGTTCATTGACCGCGCGGCGGACCGTATTGCCGACTACATTGCCCAGACCACCGTACGTGATTTCGAGCAGATGCATGGTCTGCCAATCACCAACGTCCATGAGACATTCTTCACGCTAATCGTGGGGCTTATCTCGCTGGTTCGCTCGCATCCGAACATCAGCGACCGAACCATCAAAGAGGTCATGGCGCAGACGCTGCATATCGAAAACTATGTCGTCTGA